A DNA window from Micromonospora sp. NBC_01739 contains the following coding sequences:
- the hisB gene encoding imidazoleglycerol-phosphate dehydratase HisB, with the protein MSRTARVERITKETKVLVEIDLDGTGAAEISTGVGFYDHMLHQIARHGGFDLTVQTVGDLEIDAHHTMEDTALALGAAFDQALGDKAGIRRYGSATVPMDEVLVRAAVDLSGRPYVVHDEPLLTPYIGPVYPTSMTRHIWESFGQAARITLHVDVLRAARPGGHPDAHHVVEAQFKAVSRALREATAIDPRSAGVIPSTKGAL; encoded by the coding sequence ATGAGCCGGACCGCCCGGGTGGAGCGGATCACCAAGGAGACCAAGGTCCTGGTCGAGATCGACCTGGACGGCACCGGAGCGGCGGAGATCAGCACCGGGGTCGGCTTCTACGACCACATGCTGCACCAGATCGCCCGGCACGGCGGCTTCGACCTGACCGTCCAGACCGTGGGTGACCTGGAGATCGACGCTCACCACACGATGGAGGACACCGCGTTGGCGCTCGGCGCCGCGTTCGATCAGGCGCTGGGGGACAAGGCCGGCATCCGCCGGTACGGCTCGGCCACCGTCCCGATGGACGAGGTGCTGGTCCGGGCCGCCGTCGACCTGTCCGGTCGGCCGTACGTGGTGCACGACGAGCCGCTGCTGACCCCGTACATCGGGCCGGTCTACCCGACCAGCATGACCCGGCACATCTGGGAGTCCTTCGGCCAGGCGGCCCGGATCACCCTGCACGTGGACGTGCTGCGGGCGGCCCGTCCGGGGGGCCACCCGGACGCCCACCACGTGGTGGAGGCGCAGTTCAAGGCGGTGTCCCGGGCCCTGCGGGAGGCCACCGCGATCGATCCGCGCTCGGCCGGGGTCATCCCCAGCACGAAGGGTGCCCTGTGA
- the hisH gene encoding imidazole glycerol phosphate synthase subunit HisH — translation MTDRDTPRPRVVVLDYGSGNLRSAERALAAAGAEVTVTDDLAAAADAEGLVVPGVGAFAACMAGIEALGAGPVIAGRVAAGRPVLGICVGMQILFESGDEHGVVTKGLGLLPGNVSRLPAARLPHMGWNTVEPPAGSVLFAGLPTDSRFYFVHSYAVCDPAALTAAGARVTIAHHEADFVAAVERGPLSAAQFHPEKSADTGAMLLRNWLATLPTDG, via the coding sequence GTGACGGACCGCGACACCCCCCGGCCCCGGGTGGTGGTGCTCGACTACGGCTCGGGCAACCTGCGCTCCGCCGAGCGGGCCCTGGCCGCCGCCGGTGCCGAGGTCACCGTCACCGACGACCTGGCCGCCGCGGCCGACGCCGAAGGTCTGGTGGTGCCCGGGGTCGGTGCCTTCGCCGCCTGCATGGCCGGCATCGAGGCCCTGGGTGCCGGTCCGGTGATCGCCGGACGGGTAGCCGCCGGCCGTCCGGTGCTGGGCATCTGCGTGGGCATGCAGATCCTCTTCGAGTCCGGTGACGAACACGGGGTCGTCACCAAGGGACTGGGCCTGCTGCCCGGCAACGTCAGCCGGTTGCCGGCCGCCCGGCTGCCGCACATGGGCTGGAACACGGTCGAGCCGCCGGCCGGTTCGGTGCTGTTCGCCGGGTTGCCGACGGACAGTCGGTTCTACTTCGTCCACTCGTACGCCGTCTGCGACCCGGCCGCCCTGACCGCCGCCGGCGCTCGGGTGACCATCGCCCACCACGAGGCCGACTTCGTCGCCGCGGTGGAGCGGGGGCCGCTGTCGGCCGCCCAGTTCCACCCGGAGAAATCCGCCGACACCGGCGCCATGTTGCTGCGCAACTGGCTGGCCACACTCCCCACCGATGGCTGA
- the priA gene encoding bifunctional 1-(5-phosphoribosyl)-5-((5-phosphoribosylamino)methylideneamino)imidazole-4-carboxamide isomerase/phosphoribosylanthranilate isomerase PriA, whose product MSLTLLPAVDVADGQAVRLVQGAAGSETTYGDPLEAALAWQRDGAEWIHLVDLDAAFGRGSNAGLLAEVVRRLDVQVELSGGIRDDASLRAALATGAARVNIGTAALEDPQWCDRICGEYGDRVAIGLDVRGRTLAARGWTRDGGDLYEVLERLDKAGAARYVVTDITKDGTMRGPNLDLLREVCSRTDAPVIASGGVSTLDDLRALATLEPIGVEGVIAGKALYAGAFTVAQALQTLAEQ is encoded by the coding sequence GTGAGCCTCACTCTGTTGCCCGCCGTGGACGTCGCCGACGGCCAGGCCGTCCGGCTCGTGCAGGGCGCCGCAGGCAGCGAGACCACCTACGGTGACCCGTTGGAGGCCGCCCTGGCCTGGCAGCGGGACGGCGCCGAGTGGATCCACCTGGTCGACCTGGACGCGGCCTTCGGCCGGGGCTCCAACGCCGGACTGCTGGCCGAGGTGGTGCGTCGGCTCGACGTGCAGGTGGAGTTGTCCGGTGGCATCCGCGACGACGCCTCACTGCGGGCCGCCCTGGCCACCGGTGCGGCCCGGGTGAACATCGGCACCGCCGCCCTGGAGGACCCGCAGTGGTGCGACCGGATCTGCGGCGAGTACGGCGACCGGGTGGCGATCGGGCTGGACGTGCGGGGACGCACCCTGGCGGCCCGGGGCTGGACCCGCGACGGCGGTGACCTGTACGAGGTGCTGGAGCGCCTGGACAAGGCCGGTGCCGCCCGGTACGTGGTCACCGACATCACCAAGGACGGCACCATGCGGGGGCCGAACCTGGACCTGCTGCGGGAGGTCTGCTCCCGTACCGACGCCCCGGTGATCGCCTCCGGGGGTGTCTCGACCCTGGACGACCTGCGGGCCCTGGCCACCCTGGAACCCATCGGAGTCGAGGGTGTGATCGCCGGAAAGGCCCTCTACGCCGGTGCCTTCACGGTCGCCCAGGCCCTCCAGACCCTGGCCGAGCAGTAG
- the hisF gene encoding imidazole glycerol phosphate synthase subunit HisF: MTVAVRVIPCLDVDAGRVVKGVNFLDLRDAGDPVELAAAYDRAGADELTFLDVTASSSDRGTMLDVVRRTAESVFIPLTVGGGVRAVADVDTLLRAGADKVGVNTAAIARPELIAEIADRFGRQVLVLSLDVRRAPAGTTPSGFEVTTHGGRRGTGLDAVQWAQRGAELGAGEILLNSMDADGTKAGFDLELIGAVRRVVEVPVVASGGAGEVAHFPPAIGAGADAVLAASVFHFGELTVGQVKDALRTAGHPVR; the protein is encoded by the coding sequence ATGACGGTGGCGGTACGGGTGATCCCCTGTCTCGACGTGGACGCGGGTCGGGTGGTCAAGGGGGTGAACTTCCTCGACCTGCGCGACGCCGGTGATCCGGTCGAGTTGGCGGCGGCCTACGACCGGGCGGGCGCGGACGAGTTGACCTTCCTGGACGTGACCGCCTCCTCCAGTGACCGGGGCACCATGCTGGACGTGGTGCGGCGTACGGCCGAGTCGGTCTTCATCCCGTTGACCGTCGGCGGTGGGGTACGCGCGGTCGCCGACGTGGACACCCTGCTGCGCGCCGGAGCCGACAAGGTCGGGGTGAACACGGCAGCGATCGCCCGACCCGAGTTGATCGCCGAGATCGCCGACCGGTTCGGTCGGCAGGTGCTGGTGCTCTCCCTGGACGTACGACGGGCCCCGGCCGGCACCACCCCCAGCGGCTTCGAGGTCACCACCCACGGCGGCCGACGGGGCACCGGGCTGGACGCCGTGCAGTGGGCGCAGCGCGGCGCGGAGCTGGGCGCCGGGGAGATCCTGCTCAACTCCATGGACGCCGACGGCACCAAGGCGGGCTTCGACCTGGAACTCATCGGGGCGGTCCGCCGGGTGGTCGAGGTTCCCGTGGTGGCCAGCGGCGGCGCGGGCGAGGTGGCCCACTTCCCACCGGCGATCGGTGCCGGCGCCGACGCGGTGCTGGCGGCCAGTGTCTTCCACTTCGGGGAGCTGACCGTAGGCCAGGTCAAGGACGCCCTGCGCACGGCCGG